The following nucleotide sequence is from Anopheles stephensi strain Indian chromosome 3, UCI_ANSTEP_V1.0, whole genome shotgun sequence.
CGGCCCTTACCGACAAGAAGTACGTGAGCGGTGTGGATACGAACCAGCTGGACATGTGCTATCCGGCCATCATACAGTCCGGCGGCAACTACAGTCTCAAGTTCAGTGCGTTCAGCGACAAAAACTATCTCCACTTCGGTTCGATCATCTGTGCGCTGGGCGCACGGTACAAATCGTACTGCTCGAACATTGTCCGCACGCTGCTCGTCAACCCGACCGACACCATCCAGAAGCACTACAACTTTCTGCTCAATCTCGAGGAGGAACTGCTGAAAAATCTTGTCCCCGGCAAGCGCCTCTCGGAGGTTTACGATTTGGGGTTGGAGTACGCGAAGAAGGAAGAACCGAAGCTGGTGGACAAGCTGACGAAAACGTTCGGCTTTGCGACGGGGCTCGAGTTCCGCGAAAACTCCATGACGATCGGACCGAAGTGTGTGGCGGTGCTGAAGAAGGGTATGGTGTTCAGCCTTAATGTGGGGCTGGCCGGGTTGGAAAACTCCGAAGCATCCGACAAGGAGTCGAAGGTGTACGCGCTGTTCATCGGCGACACGGTGCTGGTGACGGATGAAGCGCAGGCGGTCGTGTTGACGCagtcgaagaagaagatcaaaAATATTGGAATTTTCCTGAAGGATGACGATgaggaggatgaggaggaggaagagaaggaCACGGAACAGGCGCCGGAAATTTTGGGCCGCAGCGGTAAGCGATCGACGGTGCTGGAGAGCAAGCTGCGCAACGAGCAAAGTTCGGAGGAGAAGCGCAAGCAGCATCAGAAGGAGCTGGCGATCGCTTTGAACGAGAAGGCGAAGGAGCGGTTGGCTAAGCAGGCGGGCGGTAAGGAGGCGGAAAAGGTGCGCAAATCGACCGTTTCGTACAAGAGTGTCAATCAGATGCCGCGCGAGCCGGAGGTGAAAGAATTGAAGCTGTATGTTGGTAAGTGGTGTTGGCTGATGGGATGAATGGTCGCCATCACGTAATGACGTTATGGGTTTTCGTTGGTTCCAGATCGAAAGTATGAAACGGTCATTATGCCAATCTTCGGTGTTCCGGTTCCGTTCCACATCTCGACCATCAAGAACATTTCCCAGTCGGTCGAGGGCGATTACACGTACTTGCGTATCAATTTCTTCCATCCGGGAGCGACGATGGGTCGCAATGAGTCCGGCATGTATCCCAATCCCGATGCGACGTTTGTGAAAGAGGTGTAAGTGTTGACCAGTGTCGAGGTGGCCGTGTCCCGTGCTAACACTTTTCCCGCTTTTCTCCTCCAGTACCTACCGTTCGACAAACACGAAAGAGCCGGGAGAGATAGCGGCCCCCTCGTCCAACCTTAACACAGCATTCCGGCTCATCAAGGAGGTTCAGAAGCGGTTCAAAACACGCGAAGCGGAAGAGCGCGAAAAGGAGGATCTGGTCAAGCAGGACACGCTGGTAATGTCACAAAACAAGGGCAACCCAAAGCTGAAGGATCTCTACATTCGACCGAACATCGTGAGCAAGCGTATGACCGGTTCGCTCGAGGCGCACGTCAACGGTTTCCGCTACACGTCCGTCCGGGGCGACAAGGTGGACATCCTGTACAACAACATCAAGAGCGCATTCTTTCAACCGTGCGATGGTGAAATGATCATTCTGCTGCACTTCCACCTAAAGCACGCCATCATGTTCGGCAAGAAGAAGCATCTGGATGTGCAGTTTTACACCGAGGTCGGCGAAATTACGACCGATCTGGGCAAACATCAGCACATGCACGATCGGGATGATTTGGCTGCCGAGCAGGCGGAGCGTGAGCTTCGCCACAAGCTCAAGACGGCGTTCAAAAGCTTCTGCGAAAAGGTGGAGATGATGACGAAGCAACAGATCGAGTTCGACACCCCGTTCCGGGAGCTCGGATTTCCGGGTGCACCGTTCCGCAGCACAGTATTATTGCAGCCCACGTCGGGCAGTCTGGTGAATCTGACCGAATGGCCGCCGTTCGTCATTACGCTCGAGGACGTCGAGCTGGTGCACTTTGAGCGTGTCCAGTTTCATCTGCGCAACTTTGACATGATATTCGTGTTCAAGAACTATCAGCAGAAGATTGCGATGGTCAACGCGATACCGATGAACATGCTGGATCACGTGAAGGAGTGGTTAAAGTGCGTAAAAGCGGTGTGGAAGGTTGTAGCAGGGCTAGTTTGCTAGTTTAAAATAACTTTTATTTCTCGCAGTTCGTGCGATATTCGCTACTCGGAGGGTATACAGTCATTGAACTGGGCAAAGATCATGAAAACGATTACGGACGATCCGGAAGGATTCTTTGACAGCGGTGGCTGGACGTTCCTCGACCCGGAATCGGAGGGCGAGGCTGAGGCAAACAGTGAGACGGAAGATGAGGAGGATGATGCGTACGAACCgaccgacgatgatgatgaggaggagTCCGATTCCGAGGATTACTCCGAAGCGT
It contains:
- the LOC118512697 gene encoding FACT complex subunit spt16: MSNIALDKDCFFRRIKRLYANWKDPEFNHDDSLSKVDCIMTAVGVDEETFYSKSTSLQTWLFGYELTDTISIFCDNAILFLTSKKKIEFLKQIEKDSEDGLPPIRLLIRDKNDKDKANYEKLYEAMKASKAGKTVGVFTKDNFPGEFCENWRAFLKDKHLTNVDISVPMGYIMCPKEDSELSTIKKACLVTIDVFNKYLKDHIMEIIDADKKVKHVKLAEGVESALTDKKYVSGVDTNQLDMCYPAIIQSGGNYSLKFSAFSDKNYLHFGSIICALGARYKSYCSNIVRTLLVNPTDTIQKHYNFLLNLEEELLKNLVPGKRLSEVYDLGLEYAKKEEPKLVDKLTKTFGFATGLEFRENSMTIGPKCVAVLKKGMVFSLNVGLAGLENSEASDKESKVYALFIGDTVLVTDEAQAVVLTQSKKKIKNIGIFLKDDDEEDEEEEEKDTEQAPEILGRSGKRSTVLESKLRNEQSSEEKRKQHQKELAIALNEKAKERLAKQAGGKEAEKVRKSTVSYKSVNQMPREPEVKELKLYVDRKYETVIMPIFGVPVPFHISTIKNISQSVEGDYTYLRINFFHPGATMGRNESGMYPNPDATFVKEVTYRSTNTKEPGEIAAPSSNLNTAFRLIKEVQKRFKTREAEEREKEDLVKQDTLVMSQNKGNPKLKDLYIRPNIVSKRMTGSLEAHVNGFRYTSVRGDKVDILYNNIKSAFFQPCDGEMIILLHFHLKHAIMFGKKKHLDVQFYTEVGEITTDLGKHQHMHDRDDLAAEQAERELRHKLKTAFKSFCEKVEMMTKQQIEFDTPFRELGFPGAPFRSTVLLQPTSGSLVNLTEWPPFVITLEDVELVHFERVQFHLRNFDMIFVFKNYQQKIAMVNAIPMNMLDHVKEWLNSCDIRYSEGIQSLNWAKIMKTITDDPEGFFDSGGWTFLDPESEGEAEANSETEDEEDDAYEPTDDDDEEESDSEDYSEASEDDDDASEEDLGSDEESGKDWSDLEREAAEEDRNREKDDYVDRNSSKKRSHHSSSKHSSSRDKNHKDKHNDKHRSGSSSNSKHNSSSSHKRSRDDSRDSNHHHKSKKSRK